A stretch of Microcoleus sp. bin38.metabat.b11b12b14.051 DNA encodes these proteins:
- the petD gene encoding cytochrome b6-f complex subunit IV, with translation MSIIKKPDLSDPELRAKLAKGMGHNYYGEPAWPNDLLYVFPIVIMGTISLCVGLAVLDPAMIGEPANPFATPLEILPEWYLWPVFQLLRVLPNKLLGIACMAGVPLGLILIPFIENVNKFQNPFRRPVATTVFLLGTAVTLWLGIGAIFPIDKSFTLGLF, from the coding sequence ATGTCTATTATCAAAAAACCAGATTTGAGCGATCCAGAGCTACGCGCTAAGCTCGCTAAGGGCATGGGTCACAACTATTACGGCGAACCAGCTTGGCCCAATGACTTGCTGTACGTTTTCCCGATCGTGATCATGGGAACCATTTCTCTGTGCGTCGGCTTGGCTGTACTAGACCCGGCTATGATTGGCGAACCTGCCAATCCTTTTGCTACTCCGCTGGAAATTCTGCCGGAATGGTATTTGTGGCCAGTGTTCCAACTCCTGCGCGTTTTGCCTAACAAATTGTTGGGTATTGCTTGCATGGCTGGCGTTCCCCTCGGCTTGATTTTGATTCCGTTCATCGAAAACGTGAACAAGTTTCAAAATCCGTTCCGCCGCCCTGTGGCTACCACTGTCTTCCTGTTGGGAACTGCGGTAACTCTGTGGTTGGGTATTGGTGCTATTTTCCCGATCGACAAATCTTTCACGCTTGGTCTGTTCTAA
- a CDS encoding cytochrome 450: MNFNLDTIFSPLMNPALNEFQVWALENPDEGLSKTMLPAIALIEGLIANEPTYLPIKRLAFGANFCCAGQVVMGEFATLEQALTSPQARGWRLGTSVLDPDLSPNQDVGGRNLFLLSLSDREPDGSSNHAAFRSCMQKYLFNSATTDRQQDEISRRLLDRLAADYTEMPHGAGEVFFTDARRGWMGFLVRYLHYVIFAINPDDKESIELLTDLHYIRQSPAHYFAVAGSLLQSLNLFGHGDLSALIERAATIYENSPALAEFEVSSENNGMTRRELAKLMTSIMGIAGLQGPLHLGYTAMGFRPLPAYKGTRTAEINPTDFWDNLDLDDRPSIELFLLECARLWAPVSATHRVATEPFTATIGGKQRTFPAGTKVLIPISLGHLDGSFWGSTVYEFNPKRENLCPYHMGFHAVGDRSAGRICPAKDIALKMLVDVVSTVGKVRRSSALNLQR, translated from the coding sequence ATGAACTTTAATTTAGATACTATTTTCTCACCGCTGATGAACCCGGCTCTGAATGAGTTTCAGGTTTGGGCTTTGGAAAACCCCGACGAAGGCCTCAGCAAAACGATGCTACCCGCGATCGCCCTGATCGAGGGTTTAATCGCCAACGAACCCACCTATTTGCCTATCAAACGGCTGGCTTTCGGGGCTAACTTTTGCTGCGCGGGACAAGTCGTGATGGGAGAGTTTGCAACACTCGAACAAGCACTCACATCGCCCCAGGCGCGCGGATGGCGACTGGGTACTTCTGTGCTCGATCCGGATCTCTCCCCCAACCAAGATGTCGGCGGTAGGAACCTTTTCCTGCTGTCTTTGTCCGATCGCGAACCAGACGGTAGCAGCAACCACGCAGCCTTCCGAAGCTGTATGCAGAAGTATCTTTTCAACAGTGCGACAACCGATCGCCAGCAAGACGAAATTAGCAGGCGGTTGCTCGATCGCCTAGCCGCAGATTATACGGAGATGCCGCACGGTGCGGGTGAAGTATTTTTTACCGATGCTAGGCGCGGTTGGATGGGATTTTTAGTGCGATATCTGCATTACGTCATCTTTGCGATTAATCCAGATGACAAAGAGTCGATCGAACTTCTGACAGATTTACATTATATCCGCCAAAGCCCAGCGCACTATTTCGCCGTCGCCGGCAGTCTGCTGCAAAGTCTTAACCTGTTTGGACATGGGGATTTGTCCGCTTTAATCGAGCGCGCGGCGACGATCTACGAAAATTCTCCCGCCCTAGCCGAGTTCGAGGTGAGCTCGGAAAACAACGGCATGACGAGGCGGGAATTGGCGAAGCTGATGACATCGATTATGGGGATAGCGGGATTGCAAGGCCCCCTGCACTTGGGTTACACGGCTATGGGATTCCGCCCTCTCCCGGCGTATAAAGGAACACGCACGGCTGAAATTAATCCGACGGATTTTTGGGATAATCTCGATTTGGACGATCGCCCGTCGATCGAGCTTTTCCTACTGGAATGTGCGCGCCTCTGGGCTCCCGTCAGCGCCACCCACCGAGTCGCGACAGAACCTTTTACCGCCACGATTGGAGGCAAACAGCGCACTTTCCCCGCCGGCACCAAGGTACTGATACCGATCAGTTTGGGGCATCTAGACGGCAGTTTCTGGGGTTCTACGGTGTACGAATTTAACCCTAAGCGCGAGAATTTGTGCCCTTATCATATGGGTTTTCATGCGGTGGGCGATCGGAGTGCGGGACGAATTTGCCCTGCTAAAGATATCGCGCTGAAGATGTTGGTCGATGTGGTGAGTACCGTTGGCAAAGTTAGGCGCTCGTCTGCACTTAATTTGCAGCGGTAA